The following coding sequences lie in one Prochlorococcus marinus XMU1419 genomic window:
- the dusB gene encoding tRNA dihydrouridine synthase DusB encodes MSSNIKLKGRGVNRIITSKVMLSPLAGVTDNIFRRLVRKWAPNSLLFTEMINATSLKKGFGTQKINQIYLEEGPIGVQIFDNRPYAVSEAAKQAEDSGAFLIDINMGCPVKKIAKKGGGSALIKDRKLAIELVKNVVKAVRVPVTVKTRLGWDSKEENIEDFLFKLQDAGATMITLHGRTRKQGFSGKSDWEMIGRLKKLLEIPVIANGDIKNPDDALDCLKKTNADGVMIGRGILGSPWKIGEIDYAIKENKNFKEPNIEEKLYLIIEHLDELIKEKGDHGLLIARKHISWTCKDFKGASNLRNNLVRAVDKNEVKNLINKMIKTLNNEKNTLS; translated from the coding sequence ATGTCTTCAAATATAAAGCTAAAAGGTAGGGGAGTTAACAGGATAATTACGAGTAAGGTCATGCTATCGCCATTAGCAGGAGTTACTGACAACATTTTTAGGCGACTTGTCCGTAAATGGGCTCCAAACTCTTTACTTTTTACAGAAATGATAAATGCAACAAGTCTTAAAAAAGGATTTGGAACACAAAAAATCAATCAAATATATCTAGAAGAAGGTCCAATTGGAGTACAAATATTTGATAATAGGCCATATGCTGTTTCTGAAGCCGCGAAACAAGCTGAGGACTCTGGAGCTTTCTTAATTGATATAAATATGGGATGTCCAGTGAAAAAAATTGCAAAGAAAGGTGGAGGCAGTGCCTTAATTAAAGACCGAAAACTTGCTATAGAATTAGTTAAAAATGTTGTAAAAGCTGTTAGGGTTCCAGTAACAGTAAAAACACGACTCGGATGGGATAGTAAAGAAGAAAATATAGAGGATTTCTTATTTAAACTTCAAGATGCGGGAGCAACAATGATCACACTTCATGGAAGAACTAGAAAACAGGGTTTTTCAGGTAAATCAGATTGGGAAATGATCGGGAGACTTAAAAAGTTGTTGGAAATTCCAGTAATTGCTAATGGAGATATCAAAAATCCAGATGACGCTCTTGATTGTTTAAAAAAAACAAATGCAGATGGTGTAATGATTGGACGAGGAATTTTAGGATCCCCATGGAAAATAGGAGAAATAGATTATGCTATTAAGGAAAATAAAAATTTTAAAGAACCAAACATAGAAGAAAAACTATATTTAATTATTGAGCATCTTGATGAATTAATAAAAGAAAAAGGGGATCATGGCTTGCTAATTGCCAGGAAACATATCTCATGGACATGCAAAGACTTTAAAGGAGCATCAAATTTGAGAAATAACTTGGTTAGAGCTGTTGATAAAAATGAAGTTAAAAATTTAATAAATAAAATGATTAAAACTTTGAATAATGAAAAAAATACATTATCTTAA
- a CDS encoding DUF2470 domain-containing protein, with protein MKIISQETSKRVCDHMNNDHIDSVHKYLIHYGKISRFDNAYMEEINNSYIKINYDGRSAIINFKNEISEEEIHSTLVTMIKEIKL; from the coding sequence ATGAAAATTATTAGTCAAGAAACAAGTAAACGAGTTTGTGATCATATGAACAATGATCACATTGATTCTGTTCACAAATATCTTATTCATTATGGAAAGATATCAAGATTTGATAATGCTTATATGGAAGAAATTAATAACAGTTATATAAAAATAAATTATGATGGTCGTTCAGCCATTATAAATTTTAAAAATGAAATATCTGAAGAAGAAATTCATTCTACTTTAGTAACAATGATCAAAGAGATTAAGTTATAA
- a CDS encoding translation initiation factor IF-2 N-terminal domain-containing protein, protein MKGLRVLELSEALNVDSSDLLALCAILKIKATSRLSMLSFEECKKITDYYENKN, encoded by the coding sequence ATGAAAGGTCTTAGGGTCCTAGAGCTTTCTGAAGCACTTAATGTTGATAGCTCAGATTTATTAGCTCTTTGTGCAATTCTAAAAATTAAAGCGACATCTAGATTAAGTATGCTTTCATTTGAAGAATGTAAAAAGATAACTGATTACTATGAAAATAAAAATTAG
- a CDS encoding acyl-CoA thioesterase gives MNSKPVWKIEKIVLPQHADHAGVMWHGTYFNWLEESRINALLEVGISYFELTEKGFDLPLVNTSIKYKSPLLLGEKITIESEFNIEKSPRINVISKFINKKKEILTIAEVNLVLINKLNFSIIRKRPVFLSEAFVKLNG, from the coding sequence ATGAATTCAAAACCAGTTTGGAAAATAGAAAAAATTGTTTTACCTCAACATGCTGATCATGCAGGGGTAATGTGGCACGGTACATATTTTAATTGGCTTGAAGAAAGCCGAATAAATGCACTCTTAGAAGTAGGTATAAGTTATTTTGAACTAACTGAAAAAGGCTTCGATTTACCTTTAGTCAATACTTCAATAAAATATAAATCCCCTTTATTACTTGGTGAAAAAATAACAATAGAAAGCGAATTCAATATTGAAAAAAGTCCACGGATTAATGTAATTTCAAAATTTATTAACAAGAAAAAAGAAATCTTAACAATTGCTGAAGTCAATTTAGTCTTAATAAATAAACTAAATTTTTCTATAATAAGAAAAAGACCAGTTTTCCTATCGGAAGCATTTGTTAAATTAAACGGTTGA
- a CDS encoding restriction endonuclease, protein MKIFILIIFTIFLIYIIVRNYQIKKKKFKLNKALNSNFFIQTINYLIEENKYNLLEERIRLREIDPYGNEDYKKWIGNPPLDEKAIEKNILNGSKRFKEGIPYFWEKVILKKFGSIELFFEKWRSYCDINPTIDDEIIGSIRKLETEDWFVFIASQIEKSCLNLIERNYSNKNKENYKKGIRFENHCMEILKQNGWEVKETPNTGDQGVDIIASINDLRICIQCKDHEKAIGNKAVQEISAGKLFWKGTHAIIVSKSGFTKSAQQLAKSNKVKLINEYQLKDLEKFIA, encoded by the coding sequence ATGAAAATTTTTATTTTAATTATTTTTACCATTTTTTTAATTTATATAATTGTAAGGAATTATCAAATTAAAAAGAAAAAGTTCAAATTAAATAAAGCCTTAAATTCTAATTTCTTTATTCAAACAATTAATTATTTAATAGAAGAAAACAAATACAATTTGTTAGAGGAAAGGATTAGATTAAGGGAAATAGATCCCTACGGTAACGAGGATTATAAAAAATGGATTGGCAATCCACCTCTTGATGAAAAAGCTATAGAGAAAAATATATTAAATGGATCTAAGCGTTTTAAAGAGGGAATTCCATACTTTTGGGAAAAAGTAATTTTAAAAAAATTTGGAAGTATAGAATTATTTTTCGAAAAGTGGAGATCTTATTGTGATATAAATCCTACTATTGATGATGAGATTATTGGATCGATTAGAAAGCTCGAAACTGAAGATTGGTTTGTTTTCATCGCAAGTCAAATAGAGAAATCATGCTTAAACCTAATAGAAAGAAATTACTCAAATAAAAACAAGGAAAACTACAAAAAAGGTATTAGATTTGAAAATCATTGTATGGAAATTCTCAAACAAAATGGTTGGGAAGTCAAAGAAACACCAAATACAGGAGATCAAGGTGTTGACATAATTGCGTCAATAAATGATTTAAGAATATGTATTCAATGCAAAGATCATGAAAAAGCTATTGGAAATAAAGCAGTTCAGGAAATTTCAGCTGGTAAATTATTTTGGAAGGGTACACATGCAATAATAGTCTCAAAATCTGGTTTTACAAAGTCTGCCCAACAACTGGCAAAATCAAATAAAGTGAAACTAATCAATGAATATCAATTGAAAGATTTAGAAAAGTTTATTGCTTGA
- a CDS encoding MAPEG family protein, whose amino-acid sequence MQVAFAWSLCLSVGVVLLSIIPLTIGRVKAGYSVENMSAPRALFDELPSFGKRAVWCHQNCWESISLHAPACLLCLVTLTDSNIAITAALIHPVFRFLYIGAYVFNIPTARGLMWALGIFTTLLLYKEGLTQLI is encoded by the coding sequence ATGCAAGTAGCTTTTGCCTGGAGCCTTTGTCTATCAGTTGGTGTAGTTTTATTATCTATTATTCCACTAACTATAGGGAGGGTTAAAGCCGGATATTCTGTTGAAAATATGTCTGCCCCAAGGGCTTTATTCGATGAATTGCCTTCTTTTGGTAAAAGAGCAGTTTGGTGTCATCAAAATTGTTGGGAAAGTATTTCCCTGCATGCTCCGGCATGTCTTCTTTGTTTGGTTACTTTAACTGACTCAAATATTGCAATAACTGCAGCATTGATTCATCCTGTTTTTCGTTTCTTGTATATTGGTGCTTATGTGTTTAATATCCCAACTGCTAGAGGTTTAATGTGGGCCTTAGGGATTTTTACAACACTTTTGCTGTACAAAGAGGGTTTAACACAATTGATATAA
- a CDS encoding PAP/fibrillin family protein, with the protein MESEDDLLNLLLKSPNSESIKTVAEKLEIDHNFSFSNDRNDLKGVWELRWSSSKSPFLKYSPFIDNLQILDPFNLNGLNLLKPRGIKSIIGTAILIRLYYINEKKIGVKFTHAGVIGPKFGRKNIKAVKEINNEQLGWLEITYLSNKLRICRGDKGTLFVLRKINSPTLFKNFKEFIKIY; encoded by the coding sequence ATGGAATCCGAAGACGATTTATTAAATTTACTTCTTAAATCTCCAAATTCAGAGAGTATAAAGACAGTTGCCGAAAAACTTGAAATTGATCATAATTTTTCCTTTAGCAATGATAGAAATGATTTAAAGGGTGTTTGGGAGCTTAGGTGGAGTAGTTCTAAAAGTCCTTTTTTAAAATATTCTCCTTTTATTGATAATCTTCAAATTCTTGATCCCTTTAATTTAAATGGTCTTAATTTACTTAAACCTAGAGGAATAAAATCAATAATTGGAACTGCTATTTTAATAAGACTTTATTACATAAATGAAAAAAAAATTGGGGTCAAATTTACACATGCTGGTGTTATTGGTCCTAAATTTGGAAGAAAAAATATAAAGGCTGTCAAAGAAATAAATAATGAACAATTAGGGTGGTTAGAGATAACTTATTTAAGTAATAAGCTTAGAATCTGCAGAGGTGATAAAGGAACTTTATTTGTTTTAAGAAAAATAAATTCGCCGACTTTATTCAAGAATTTTAAGGAATTTATTAAAATCTATTAA
- a CDS encoding DUF1330 domain-containing protein, translated as MTKSYWLKKISIPNADLFLEYIRTVLPWIKSVGGVIVKRDLIQESTSNEWDGGQLGLVIEFESKFAAKKVFYSEVFQKYLQSRDLMELVTISTL; from the coding sequence ATGACAAAGAGCTATTGGCTAAAGAAAATTTCAATTCCAAATGCTGATTTGTTTCTGGAATATATAAGGACAGTATTGCCTTGGATTAAATCTGTGGGAGGAGTAATAGTAAAAAGAGATTTGATACAAGAATCAACTTCAAATGAATGGGATGGAGGACAGCTTGGATTAGTAATAGAATTCGAATCAAAATTTGCTGCTAAAAAAGTTTTTTATTCTGAAGTATTTCAAAAATATCTGCAGTCCAGAGATTTAATGGAGCTAGTTACTATAAGTACTCTTTAA